In one Pseudomonas sp. 31-12 genomic region, the following are encoded:
- a CDS encoding triacylglycerol lipase, whose product MLRNATTQYPILLIHGLFGFDRIGKVELFHDVKQALRSAGARVFVPHLSATQSNEVRGDQLLAQIERVLEGTGARQVNLIGHSQGALAARYAAAIAPEIIASVTSVSGPNHGSELADFLRKALTPGRLPEHVASTVATLFADFVSLLSGHQALPQNAVAALNALTTEGVGAFNDKYPQGLPKTWGGKGRELVNGVRYYSWSGILQGDLLDKGLDAIDPLHGFLQAFSRYFTTEAEQNDGMVGRYSSHLGKVIRSDYPLDHLDSLSQTAGALRKGIDPITLYVQHAERLRKAGL is encoded by the coding sequence ATGCTACGGAATGCAACCACTCAGTATCCAATCCTGCTGATCCACGGGCTCTTCGGCTTTGATCGCATTGGTAAAGTCGAACTCTTCCATGACGTCAAGCAGGCCCTCAGGAGTGCTGGCGCAAGAGTGTTTGTCCCCCACCTCTCGGCAACCCAGAGCAACGAAGTGCGCGGCGACCAACTGTTGGCACAGATCGAACGGGTGCTGGAAGGAACCGGCGCCCGGCAAGTCAACCTGATCGGCCACAGCCAGGGCGCCCTTGCGGCACGTTACGCTGCGGCCATCGCGCCGGAGATCATCGCGTCTGTGACTTCGGTCAGCGGCCCGAACCACGGCTCGGAACTGGCCGACTTCCTGCGCAAGGCATTGACACCCGGGCGCCTGCCGGAACATGTCGCATCCACGGTTGCAACGCTGTTTGCGGACTTTGTGTCGTTGCTCAGCGGCCACCAGGCCCTGCCGCAAAATGCCGTCGCCGCGCTGAATGCGTTGACCACCGAAGGTGTGGGCGCTTTTAACGACAAGTACCCACAAGGGCTGCCGAAAACCTGGGGTGGCAAGGGCCGCGAATTGGTTAACGGGGTGCGCTATTACTCCTGGAGCGGGATATTGCAGGGCGATCTCCTGGACAAAGGGCTGGATGCGATCGATCCGCTGCACGGTTTCCTCCAGGCCTTTTCGCGCTATTTCACCACCGAAGCAGAGCAGAATGACGGCATGGTTGGCCGCTACAGCTCCCATCTGGGCAAAGTTATCCGCTCCGACTATCCACTGGATCATCTGGACAGCCTCAGCCAAACCGCCGGGGCACTGCGCAAGGGCATCGACCCGATTACCTTGTATGTGCAACACGCCGAGCGCCTGAGAAAGGCTGGCCTATAA
- a CDS encoding 3-deoxy-7-phosphoheptulonate synthase, producing MNSSVSALPLSTLSPANEALTLRLPSSLQLKQQLPLSNALTRQVADHRDAVRAILNGKDSRLLIIVGPCSIHDPQSALEYAANLARLASEVSDEMLLVMRAYVEKPRTTVGWKGLAYDPQLDGSDDMAGGLTLSRELMREMLRLGLPIATELLQPMAAGYFDDLLSWVAIGARTTESQIHREMASGLSMPVGFKNGTDGGVAVASDAMRSAAHPHRHFGVDSQGHPAIIQTPGNPDTHLVLRGGHRGPNYDRDSVTQVNSDLAKLKIPARIMVDCSHANSGKDPARQPAVFNDVLEQRLQGDCSLIGMMIESHLFEGCQPLSPSLRYGVSVTDGCLGWTATEQLLRQAAERLRAQNSVQQPA from the coding sequence ATGAACTCGTCCGTCTCTGCTCTGCCGCTGTCCACCTTGAGCCCTGCCAATGAAGCGCTGACCCTGCGTCTGCCCAGCTCATTGCAACTCAAACAGCAACTGCCCCTCAGCAATGCCCTGACCCGGCAAGTCGCCGATCACCGCGATGCGGTCCGTGCGATTCTCAACGGTAAAGATTCCCGTCTGCTGATCATCGTCGGCCCTTGCTCGATTCACGATCCCCAGTCCGCCCTCGAATACGCGGCCAATCTCGCTCGTCTGGCCTCCGAAGTCAGCGATGAAATGCTGCTGGTGATGCGCGCCTACGTCGAAAAACCCCGCACCACGGTCGGCTGGAAAGGCCTGGCCTACGACCCGCAGCTCGATGGCAGCGATGACATGGCCGGCGGTTTGACGCTGTCACGCGAACTGATGCGCGAAATGCTGCGCCTCGGCTTGCCGATTGCCACCGAACTGCTGCAACCGATGGCGGCTGGCTACTTCGACGATCTGTTGAGCTGGGTCGCTATCGGCGCCCGCACCACCGAGTCGCAAATCCACCGGGAAATGGCCAGCGGCCTGAGCATGCCGGTCGGTTTCAAGAACGGCACCGATGGCGGTGTCGCCGTAGCCAGCGACGCCATGCGTTCGGCCGCCCACCCGCATCGCCATTTCGGCGTCGACAGCCAGGGGCATCCTGCGATCATTCAAACCCCAGGTAATCCCGACACCCATCTGGTGTTGCGCGGCGGCCATCGCGGGCCGAACTACGATCGCGACAGCGTCACCCAGGTAAATAGCGATTTGGCCAAACTGAAGATCCCGGCACGGATCATGGTTGACTGCAGCCACGCCAACAGCGGCAAAGACCCGGCGCGCCAGCCCGCCGTGTTCAACGATGTGCTGGAGCAACGCCTGCAGGGTGATTGCTCGCTGATCGGCATGATGATCGAGAGCCATTTGTTCGAAGGCTGCCAGCCATTGAGTCCATCGCTGCGCTACGGCGTATCGGTAACGGATGGCTGCCTTGGCTGGACCGCAACCGAACAACTGCTGCGCCAGGCAGCAGAGCGGTTGCGAGCACAGAACAGCGTCCAGCAACCGGCATAA
- a CDS encoding N-acetyltransferase, which yields MTFDWRPATSGDLDFARELTCRNMLRYYIQNDLLWLDEAFNVAWAGRESRVIVCGDLSVGYVSLSRDARALYIRELHVLEAFQGQGAGSWAIDQVFAMACKERRPALRLTVFETNPAKALYERKGLKVVGQDECFLRMQRDVDELHR from the coding sequence ATGACTTTTGACTGGCGTCCGGCGACATCCGGCGACCTTGACTTCGCTCGCGAGCTGACCTGTCGCAATATGCTCCGCTATTACATTCAGAATGATCTGCTCTGGCTGGACGAGGCGTTCAATGTGGCTTGGGCGGGGCGCGAGAGCCGGGTGATCGTGTGCGGCGACTTATCGGTGGGTTATGTCAGTCTCAGTCGCGACGCCAGAGCCTTGTACATCCGCGAATTGCACGTGCTCGAAGCGTTCCAGGGGCAGGGCGCCGGTTCCTGGGCGATCGATCAGGTATTTGCCATGGCATGCAAGGAACGGCGTCCGGCGTTACGCCTGACAGTTTTTGAAACGAATCCAGCCAAGGCACTGTATGAGCGAAAAGGGCTGAAGGTAGTCGGCCAAGACGAGTGTTTCCTGAGAATGCAGCGCGATGTCGATGAGCTACATCGCTGA
- a CDS encoding extracellular solute-binding protein, which produces MRLAFPTLLFTAVALLLGATGVNAAPQQALTVYGEPAKYPAGFSHFAYANPQAPKGGTMRRSAIEIGHFDHILPYIDKGIGVTQIDGLLYSPLAQRSLDEPYTVYGLVAQKMERSEDGMSLRFYLNPKARFADGTPITAQDVRYTFDLLMTQGSLRYRTQFADVKGVEVEAPLTVRFDFKSNESRTLPLDIATLPVFPEHWWKTRDFANGGGYEAPLGSGPYKVGKVDSGRSITFERNATWWGKDLPVSRGLYNFDHFSIEYFGDTDVARQVLRGGAYDYNREFSATGYSIGYESPALSDGRLQKAHLAKEAPQSAQGFVFNLQNPMFHDRRVRQALAMLWDFEWSNRQMMRDLYIRQQSFFSNTDLAARKLPDAGELAILEPLRGQIPDEVFTQVFEAPKTDGSGLIRDKQLLALNLLEQAGWKPDGDQLVNAEGTPLSFTFLVSQNGMDRLLLPYKRTLKQIGIDLNIRRIDSSQYVNRLMSRDYDMIVTGYPVTTSPGGELFNYFGSISANDPGANNYMVLKNPAVDTLINGLVRANTQPEMLRYAHALDRVLQWNYYWIPNYYPPGTSTVWWNRFGMPNEQASNDEAIESWWEVSSTPLTNQQMTAEKIRRGKPGGPH; this is translated from the coding sequence ATGCGACTGGCTTTCCCCACTTTGTTGTTCACTGCCGTGGCCCTGCTGTTGGGCGCCACCGGTGTGAATGCTGCACCGCAACAGGCGTTGACCGTGTACGGCGAACCGGCGAAGTATCCCGCCGGCTTCAGTCATTTTGCCTACGCCAACCCGCAAGCCCCCAAGGGCGGCACAATGCGTCGCTCCGCCATCGAGATCGGGCATTTCGACCATATACTGCCGTACATCGACAAAGGCATCGGCGTCACGCAAATCGACGGTTTGCTCTACTCGCCCCTGGCCCAGCGTTCGCTGGACGAGCCCTACACCGTTTACGGCTTGGTGGCACAGAAGATGGAGCGCTCGGAGGACGGCATGTCCCTGCGCTTCTACCTGAACCCGAAGGCGCGTTTCGCCGACGGCACCCCGATCACAGCCCAGGACGTGCGCTATACCTTTGACCTGCTGATGACCCAGGGCAGCCTGCGTTATCGCACCCAGTTCGCCGACGTCAAAGGCGTCGAAGTCGAAGCGCCGCTGACGGTTCGGTTCGACTTCAAAAGCAACGAAAGCCGCACCCTGCCCCTCGATATCGCCACCTTGCCGGTATTTCCCGAACACTGGTGGAAGACCCGTGATTTCGCCAATGGCGGTGGTTATGAAGCACCACTGGGCAGCGGCCCGTACAAAGTGGGCAAGGTCGATTCCGGTCGCAGCATCACCTTCGAGCGCAACGCCACCTGGTGGGGCAAGGATCTGCCGGTCAGCCGCGGCCTCTATAACTTCGATCATTTCAGCATCGAGTACTTCGGCGACACCGACGTCGCACGCCAGGTCCTGCGGGGTGGCGCCTATGACTACAACCGCGAATTCTCCGCCACCGGCTACTCGATCGGCTACGAAAGCCCGGCCCTGAGCGATGGTCGACTGCAAAAAGCGCATCTGGCCAAAGAAGCCCCGCAATCGGCCCAGGGCTTTGTCTTCAACCTGCAAAACCCGATGTTCCACGACCGCCGCGTGCGCCAGGCCCTGGCCATGCTCTGGGATTTCGAGTGGAGCAATCGGCAGATGATGCGCGACCTGTACATTCGCCAGCAGAGTTTCTTTTCCAACACCGACCTCGCCGCCCGCAAACTGCCGGATGCCGGCGAGTTGGCGATTCTCGAGCCACTGCGTGGGCAGATCCCCGACGAGGTCTTCACCCAAGTCTTCGAAGCACCGAAAACCGATGGCAGCGGCCTGATTCGCGACAAGCAACTGCTGGCGCTGAACCTGCTCGAGCAGGCCGGATGGAAACCCGATGGCGACCAACTGGTCAACGCCGAAGGCACGCCGCTGAGCTTCACCTTTCTGGTCAGCCAGAACGGCATGGACCGACTGCTATTGCCGTATAAGCGCACCTTGAAACAGATCGGCATCGACCTGAACATCCGCCGCATCGACTCCTCTCAGTACGTGAATCGCCTGATGAGCCGCGACTACGACATGATCGTCACCGGCTATCCGGTCACCACTTCCCCCGGTGGCGAGCTGTTCAACTACTTCGGCTCGATCTCGGCCAACGACCCCGGCGCCAACAACTACATGGTGCTGAAAAACCCGGCGGTCGATACGCTGATCAACGGGCTGGTGCGCGCCAACACCCAGCCAGAAATGCTGCGTTACGCCCATGCGCTAGACCGGGTGCTGCAATGGAACTACTACTGGATTCCCAACTATTACCCGCCGGGCACTTCGACGGTGTGGTGGAACCGCTTCGGCATGCCCAACGAGCAGGCCAGCAATGACGAAGCCATCGAAAGCTGGTGGGAGGTGAGCTCCACGCCGCTGACCAACCAGCAGATGACGGCCGAGAAAATCCGCCGTGGCAAACCCGGAGGGCCGCATTGA
- a CDS encoding peptidylprolyl isomerase: protein MAKATARHILVASEDKCNELKAQIEGGADFAEVAKANSTCPSSRQGGDLGSFGPGQMVKEFDTVVFSAPINVVQGPVKTQFGYHLLEVTSRQD, encoded by the coding sequence ATGGCTAAAGCCACTGCCCGTCACATCCTGGTTGCCTCTGAAGACAAGTGCAACGAACTCAAAGCCCAGATCGAAGGCGGCGCCGATTTCGCCGAAGTTGCCAAAGCCAACTCCACCTGCCCATCCAGCCGCCAAGGTGGTGACCTGGGTTCGTTCGGTCCAGGCCAGATGGTCAAAGAGTTCGATACCGTCGTCTTCAGCGCACCGATCAACGTAGTGCAAGGCCCGGTGAAGACCCAGTTCGGTTATCACCTGCTGGAAGTGACCAGCCGCCAGGACTGA
- the uvrY gene encoding UvrY/SirA/GacA family response regulator transcription factor, which translates to MIRVLVVDDHDLVRTGITRMLADIDGLQVVGQAESGEESLLKARELKPDVVLMDVKMPGIGGLEATRKLLRSHPDIKVVAVTVCEEDPFPTRLLQAGAAGYLTKGAGLPEMVQAIRLVFAGQRYISPQIAQQLAIKSFQPTNDSPFDALSEREIQIALMIVGCQKVQIISDKLCLSPKTVNTYRYRIFEKLSISSDVELTLLAVRHGMVDASL; encoded by the coding sequence TTGATTAGGGTGCTAGTAGTCGATGACCATGATCTCGTTCGTACAGGCATTACTCGAATGCTGGCTGACATCGATGGCCTGCAAGTAGTCGGCCAGGCTGAGTCCGGGGAGGAATCCCTGCTTAAGGCGCGTGAGTTGAAACCCGATGTGGTGCTGATGGACGTCAAGATGCCCGGGATCGGCGGTCTTGAAGCCACGCGCAAGTTATTGCGCAGTCATCCGGACATCAAAGTCGTCGCGGTCACCGTGTGCGAAGAAGATCCGTTTCCTACGCGGCTGTTGCAGGCCGGTGCCGCAGGTTATCTGACCAAGGGCGCCGGGTTGCCGGAAATGGTCCAGGCGATTCGCCTGGTCTTTGCCGGGCAACGCTACATCAGCCCGCAGATTGCCCAGCAGCTGGCGATCAAGTCCTTTCAGCCGACCAACGATTCGCCCTTCGACGCGCTGTCGGAGCGGGAAATCCAGATCGCATTGATGATTGTCGGCTGTCAAAAAGTCCAGATCATTTCCGACAAGCTCTGCCTGTCACCCAAAACGGTCAATACTTACCGTTACCGCATTTTCGAGAAGCTCTCGATCAGCAGTGATGTCGAGCTGACGCTGTTGGCGGTGCGTCACGGCATGGTCGATGCCAGCCTCTGA